One genomic region from Chthonomonas calidirosea T49 encodes:
- a CDS encoding DUF58 domain-containing protein — MHPRTLADPQTLARITRLELRARAVVEGVISGMHKSPHRGSSVEFAQHRDYVPGDEIRHIDWKVYARSDRYHIKQFEEETNLKAILVLDTSESMNYKGIRSALSKREYATVCAAALAVLLMRQRDAVGLALCDDGVRQFIPPASTSSHMRLLLETLERKDSAPKTGIADTFHDLAERVRRRSLLIVFSDLFTNPTDILRGLQHFHHRKHEAILFHVLDRDELTFPFRETSRFEGMEGEAPLLIEPNALRQEYLRTFQAYVEALRRGCRELNMDYVQLVTDQPVDTALSQYLAERMRQSH; from the coding sequence ATGCATCCGCGCACGCTAGCCGACCCTCAAACGCTGGCACGCATCACACGCCTGGAACTGCGTGCTCGTGCTGTTGTGGAGGGAGTTATCTCTGGCATGCACAAAAGCCCGCACCGGGGCAGCAGTGTGGAGTTTGCTCAACATCGGGACTATGTTCCCGGTGATGAGATCCGACACATAGATTGGAAGGTTTACGCCCGATCCGACCGATACCATATTAAGCAGTTCGAGGAAGAGACCAACCTCAAAGCTATTCTCGTCCTCGACACCAGCGAGAGCATGAACTATAAGGGCATTCGCTCCGCTCTCTCTAAACGCGAGTATGCCACGGTATGCGCCGCGGCTCTGGCTGTGCTTCTCATGCGACAACGCGATGCGGTTGGTCTCGCGCTCTGTGACGACGGCGTACGTCAGTTCATCCCCCCTGCCTCTACCTCCTCGCACATGCGCCTCCTCTTAGAGACCTTGGAACGGAAAGACAGCGCTCCCAAAACGGGCATCGCCGATACCTTCCACGATCTCGCGGAACGCGTGCGTCGTCGTAGCCTTCTGATCGTCTTCAGCGATCTCTTCACAAACCCTACCGACATCCTTCGAGGCCTTCAGCATTTCCATCATAGAAAACACGAGGCCATCCTGTTTCATGTCCTCGATAGAGACGAGCTTACATTTCCCTTTCGTGAAACAAGCCGTTTTGAGGGCATGGAGGGCGAAGCCCCCCTGCTGATAGAGCCAAATGCACTCCGGCAAGAGTATCTCCGCACCTTTCAAGCTTATGTGGAGGCCCTGCGCCGCGGTTGCCGTGAGCTGAATATGGATTATGTGCAACTGGTTACCGACCAGCCCGTGGATACCGCCCTTTCGCAATATCTCGCCGAACGGATGAGGCAATCGCACTGA